A region from the Osmerus eperlanus chromosome 11, fOsmEpe2.1, whole genome shotgun sequence genome encodes:
- the thyn1 gene encoding thymocyte nuclear protein 1 isoform X2 — MGMQEQQSLVVVCHPGDNEQAVNDGQVEDSPSEEPGSRVRGKRKASTCEMPKKNVSTKEPTSRPQYCHWLMKSEPDSRFENGIDVKFGIEDLKAQPNQTGCWDGVRNYQARNFMRDMKEGQLAFFYHSNCKEPGVAGLMKVVKEAYVDHTQFDKKDVHYDPSSTVDNPKWSMVDVHFERMMKRFVPLSELKKYHQQHKAKGGPLKDMSLFTRARLSVQPLTTEEFDFVLSLENQERS; from the exons ATGGGAATGCAAGAACAACAAAGTCTC GTTGTTGTGTGCCACCCAGGGGACAATGAGCAGGCAGTAAATGATGGCCAGGTGGAGGACTCACCTTCGGAAGAGCCTGGCTCAAGAGTCCGAGGTAAAAGAAAGGCATCGACCTGTGAGATGCCGAAGAAGAATGTAAGCACAAAAGAACCCACTAGCCGTCCACAGTACTGCCACTGGCTGATGAAGTCAGAGCCTGACAGTCGGTTTGAAAACGGCATAGATGTGAAG tttggcattgaAGATCTGAAGGCTCAACCAAACCAAACCGGGTGTTGGGACGGTGTCAGAAACTATCAA GCACGCAACttcatgagagacatgaaagaaGGACAGCTTGCCTTCTTTTACCACAGCAACTGTAAAGAGCCTGGAGTAGCGGGCCTAATGAAA GTCGTAAAGGAAGCATACGTGGACCACACTCAGTTTGATAAGAAAGATGTCCATTATGATCCCTCCAGCACGGTAGACAATCCCAAATGGAGTATG gtgGATGTTCACTTTGAAAGGATGATGAAGCGTTTTGTCCCTCTGTCAGAGCTAAAGAAGTACCACCAGCAGCACAAGGCTAAAGGAGGGCCACTGAAGGACATGTCTCTGTTCACAAGAGCAAGACTTTCCGTCCAACCCCTTACTACTG AGGAATTTGATTTTGTCCTGAGTTTGGAGAACCAAGAGCGGTCTTGA
- the esamb gene encoding endothelial cell-selective adhesion molecule isoform X2, which translates to MEISWRARALLTLVWIVQGDSQRVEIPRRDMEVVKGQMAVLQAWYSPNSDIHKNTVIWNFMANESKQIISYTPNFINDGSPEFRKRVGFSVSMPSANLSIFINNTLESDSGRYFCNVIIPGSPGLTGELRLNVKVPPSPPECTLTGIPVLNGNVTLSCKSSSGKPVPQYKWTKAAPVSEVYFSPMQNERQGTLRLSNLTKGMSGKYVCRASNTAGADSCSINLEVFTSSNTGVIAATALGSIVGLVAIVLFLIFILRRRGDTEEEIANEIKEDAPAPKRVSWAKSGTGSDNISKNGTLSSVATSPQPRDQPSFHYPYPSAPASDTGSLLNAYRLRPGEPNPLQGLPGYNIGGTPPHRNHRSLRPPSTNGVPLHAPHSPKLNTPSRTEGAQPQVPHPLTMLASISSSTLTRMGAVPIMVPAQSQAGSLV; encoded by the exons GTGACTCACAGCGGGTGGAGATCCccaggagagacatggaggTGGTGAAGGGCCAGATGGCTGTGTTGCAGGCCTGGTACAGCCCCAACTCTGACATCCATAAGAACACAGTCATCTGGAACTTCATGGCGAACGAGTCCAAACAA ATCATCTCCTACACCCCAAACTTTATCAACGACGGAAGCCCAGAGTTCAGGAAGCGTGTGGGCTTCAGTGTGTCCATGCCCTCCGCTAACCTCTCTATCTTCATCAACAACACCCTGGAGTCGGATTCAGGGCGCTACTTCTGTAACGTCATCATCCCTGGTTCTCCAGGCCTCACCGGGGAACTGCGCCTTAATGTCAAAG TCCCTCCCTCGCCTCCAGAGTGCACCCTGACAGGAATCCCTGTGCTGAACGGAAACGTGACTCTAAGCTGTAAGTCCAGCTCAGGCAAACCTGTGCCTCAGTACAAGTGGACCAAGGCAGCCCCAGTGTCCGAGGTCTACTTTTCCCCGATGCAGA ATGAGAGACAAGGCACCCTGAGGCTGAGCAATCTGACGAAAGGCATGTCAGGGAAGTATGTGTGTCGAGCCAGCAACACCGCCGGAGCAGACAGCTGCTCCATCAACCTTGAGGTCTTTACCT CTTCCAACACCGGGGTGATCGCAGCCACCGCCTTGGGGTCCATAGTTGGTCTGGTAGCCATTGTGCTCTTCCTCATCTTCATattgagaaggaggggagacacAGAAGAGGAGATTGCCAATGAAATTAA GGAGGATGCTCCAGCACCCAAGCGCGTATCCTGGGCAAAGAGTGGGACAGGATCAGATAACATCTCCAAGAATGGCACACTGTCTTCCGTAGCAACGAGTCCCCAACCACGAGACCAGCCCAGTTTTCACTACCCATACCCCTCCGCGCCTGCCTCGGACACAGGCTCCTTACTCAATGCCTACCGGCTGAGGCCTGGCGAGCCCAACCCCTTACAGGGCCTCCCGGGTTACAACATCGGTGGCACCcctccacacaggaaccacAGGAGCCTCCGGCCACCCAGCACTAATGGAGTCCCTCTCCATGCCCCCCACAGCCCCAAGCTCAACACCCCCAGCAGGACCGAGGGGGCCCAGCCCCAGGTGCCACACCCTCTCACGATGCTGGCCAGCATCagctcctccaccctgacacGCATGGGGGCAGTGCCCATCATGGTTCCAGCTCAGAGCCAGGCTGGGTCCCTGGTGTAG
- the esamb gene encoding endothelial cell-selective adhesion molecule isoform X1 produces the protein MEISWRARALLTLVWIVQGDSQRVEIPRRDMEVVKGQMAVLQAWYSPNSDIHKNTVIWNFMANESKQIISYTPNFINDGSPEFRKRVGFSVSMPSANLSIFINNTLESDSGRYFCNVIIPGSPGLTGELRLNVKVPPSPPECTLTGIPVLNGNVTLSCKSSSGKPVPQYKWTKAAPVSEVYFSPMQKWKSCPQPLIVLGFMDERQGTLRLSNLTKGMSGKYVCRASNTAGADSCSINLEVFTSSNTGVIAATALGSIVGLVAIVLFLIFILRRRGDTEEEIANEIKEDAPAPKRVSWAKSGTGSDNISKNGTLSSVATSPQPRDQPSFHYPYPSAPASDTGSLLNAYRLRPGEPNPLQGLPGYNIGGTPPHRNHRSLRPPSTNGVPLHAPHSPKLNTPSRTEGAQPQVPHPLTMLASISSSTLTRMGAVPIMVPAQSQAGSLV, from the exons GTGACTCACAGCGGGTGGAGATCCccaggagagacatggaggTGGTGAAGGGCCAGATGGCTGTGTTGCAGGCCTGGTACAGCCCCAACTCTGACATCCATAAGAACACAGTCATCTGGAACTTCATGGCGAACGAGTCCAAACAA ATCATCTCCTACACCCCAAACTTTATCAACGACGGAAGCCCAGAGTTCAGGAAGCGTGTGGGCTTCAGTGTGTCCATGCCCTCCGCTAACCTCTCTATCTTCATCAACAACACCCTGGAGTCGGATTCAGGGCGCTACTTCTGTAACGTCATCATCCCTGGTTCTCCAGGCCTCACCGGGGAACTGCGCCTTAATGTCAAAG TCCCTCCCTCGCCTCCAGAGTGCACCCTGACAGGAATCCCTGTGCTGAACGGAAACGTGACTCTAAGCTGTAAGTCCAGCTCAGGCAAACCTGTGCCTCAGTACAAGTGGACCAAGGCAGCCCCAGTGTCCGAGGTCTACTTTTCCCCGATGCAGA AATGGAAGTCCTGCCCCCAGCCCTTGATTGTTCTTGGGTTCATGG ATGAGAGACAAGGCACCCTGAGGCTGAGCAATCTGACGAAAGGCATGTCAGGGAAGTATGTGTGTCGAGCCAGCAACACCGCCGGAGCAGACAGCTGCTCCATCAACCTTGAGGTCTTTACCT CTTCCAACACCGGGGTGATCGCAGCCACCGCCTTGGGGTCCATAGTTGGTCTGGTAGCCATTGTGCTCTTCCTCATCTTCATattgagaaggaggggagacacAGAAGAGGAGATTGCCAATGAAATTAA GGAGGATGCTCCAGCACCCAAGCGCGTATCCTGGGCAAAGAGTGGGACAGGATCAGATAACATCTCCAAGAATGGCACACTGTCTTCCGTAGCAACGAGTCCCCAACCACGAGACCAGCCCAGTTTTCACTACCCATACCCCTCCGCGCCTGCCTCGGACACAGGCTCCTTACTCAATGCCTACCGGCTGAGGCCTGGCGAGCCCAACCCCTTACAGGGCCTCCCGGGTTACAACATCGGTGGCACCcctccacacaggaaccacAGGAGCCTCCGGCCACCCAGCACTAATGGAGTCCCTCTCCATGCCCCCCACAGCCCCAAGCTCAACACCCCCAGCAGGACCGAGGGGGCCCAGCCCCAGGTGCCACACCCTCTCACGATGCTGGCCAGCATCagctcctccaccctgacacGCATGGGGGCAGTGCCCATCATGGTTCCAGCTCAGAGCCAGGCTGGGTCCCTGGTGTAG
- the thyn1 gene encoding thymocyte nuclear protein 1 isoform X1 produces MPPKKRTRGNGNARTTKSRDNEQAVNDGQVEDSPSEEPGSRVRGKRKASTCEMPKKNVSTKEPTSRPQYCHWLMKSEPDSRFENGIDVKFGIEDLKAQPNQTGCWDGVRNYQARNFMRDMKEGQLAFFYHSNCKEPGVAGLMKVVKEAYVDHTQFDKKDVHYDPSSTVDNPKWSMVDVHFERMMKRFVPLSELKKYHQQHKAKGGPLKDMSLFTRARLSVQPLTTEEFDFVLSLENQERS; encoded by the exons ATGCCACCTAAGAAAAGGACACGTGGGAATGGGAATGCAAGAACAACAAAGTCTC GGGACAATGAGCAGGCAGTAAATGATGGCCAGGTGGAGGACTCACCTTCGGAAGAGCCTGGCTCAAGAGTCCGAGGTAAAAGAAAGGCATCGACCTGTGAGATGCCGAAGAAGAATGTAAGCACAAAAGAACCCACTAGCCGTCCACAGTACTGCCACTGGCTGATGAAGTCAGAGCCTGACAGTCGGTTTGAAAACGGCATAGATGTGAAG tttggcattgaAGATCTGAAGGCTCAACCAAACCAAACCGGGTGTTGGGACGGTGTCAGAAACTATCAA GCACGCAACttcatgagagacatgaaagaaGGACAGCTTGCCTTCTTTTACCACAGCAACTGTAAAGAGCCTGGAGTAGCGGGCCTAATGAAA GTCGTAAAGGAAGCATACGTGGACCACACTCAGTTTGATAAGAAAGATGTCCATTATGATCCCTCCAGCACGGTAGACAATCCCAAATGGAGTATG gtgGATGTTCACTTTGAAAGGATGATGAAGCGTTTTGTCCCTCTGTCAGAGCTAAAGAAGTACCACCAGCAGCACAAGGCTAAAGGAGGGCCACTGAAGGACATGTCTCTGTTCACAAGAGCAAGACTTTCCGTCCAACCCCTTACTACTG AGGAATTTGATTTTGTCCTGAGTTTGGAGAACCAAGAGCGGTCTTGA
- the acad8 gene encoding isobutyryl-CoA dehydrogenase, mitochondrial isoform X1, whose protein sequence is MAAVGTLCRAARLSSYIPRNRRLIFNHFQIRRIASCIDPSYGLTDEQKEFQKVAFDFAANEMAPHMAEWDEKEIFPVDTMQKAAQLGFGGIYVQPDVGGSGLSRLDTSVIFEALSTGCVSTTAYISIHNMCAWMIDTFGNTEQREKYCPDLCTMDKFASYCLTEPGSGSDAASLLSNAKLKGDHYVLNGSKAFISGGGDTDVYIVMCRTGGKGPKGISCLVVEKGTPGLSFGKKEKKVGWNCQPTRAVIFEDCAVPVTNRLGQEGQGFTMAMKGLNGGRINIASCSLGAAHACVQLARDHLLVRKQFGETLSNNQFLQFKLAEMATKLVASRLMVRQAAVSLQENRADAVALCSMAKLFVTDECFDICNQALQMHGGYGYLKDYAVQQFVRDIRVHQILEGMFKVTCLTSAILVRYTVYLKGCGYHY, encoded by the exons ATGGCTGCAGTGGGGACGTTATGTAGAGCTGCCAGACTGAGTTCGTACATACCCAGAAATCGGCGTTTAATATTTAACCACTTTCAAATACGGAGGATAGCTTCATGCATCGATC CTTCTTACGGGCTCACAGATGAACAGAAGGAGTTTCAAAAGGTGGCCTTCGACTTTGCTGCCAATGAGATGGCACCCCACATGGCCGAGTGGGACGAAAAG GAAATCTTTCCAGTGGACACCATGCAGAAGGCAGCTCAGCTTGGGTTTGGGGGCATCTACGTACAACCGGATGTGGGAGGATCGGGGCTGTCACGTCTAGACACGTCGGTCATCTTTGAGGCCTTATCCACTGGCTGTGTCAGCACCACCGCCTATATCAGCATACACAA tatgtgtgcctGGATGATTGACACCTTTGGAAacacagagcagagggagaagtACTGCCCTGATCTCTGCACTATGGATAAGTTTGCCTCCTACTGTCTCACTGAACCAG GTAGTGGCAGTGATGCTGCGTCTTTACTCAGTAACGCAAAGCTGAAAGGAGACCACTATGTTCTAAACGGCTCTAAG GCCTTCAttagtggaggaggagacacagacgTGTACATAGTGATGTGCCGAACTGGAGGGAAAGGCCCTAAAGGAATTTCCTGTCTCGTGGTGGAAAAAGGAACTCCGGGGCTCAGCTTtggaaagaaggagaagaag GTGGGTTGGAACTGTCAGCCAACCAGGGCAGTGATATTTGAGGACTGTGCTGTACCAGTAACCAATCGACTGGGGCAGGAGGGACAGGGCTTTACTATGGCCATGAAAGGCCTAAATGGGGGCAGGATCAACATTG CTTCCTGTTCACTTGGGGCTGCTCACGCATGTGTGCAGCTGGCGAGGGATCACTTGCTCGTACGCAAGCAATTTGGGGAGACTCTGTCTAACAACCAG TTCCTACAGTTCAAACTGGCTGAGATGGCCACCAAGCTGGTAGCGTCTCGTCTGATGGTGCGTCAGGCTGCCGTGTCCTTGCAGGAGAACAGGGCCGACGCCGTGGCCCTCTGCTCTATGGCCAAGCTCTTCGTCACAGATGAGTGCTTCGAT ATTTGCAACCAAGCTCTCCAGATGCATGGTGGGTATGGTTACCTGAAAGACTACGCTGTTCAGCAGTTTGTAAGGGACATCAGAGTTCACCAGATATTAGAAGGTATGTTTAAAGTAACATGTCTGACGTCTGCAATACTTGTAAGATACACTGTGTATTTGAAGGGATGTGGTTACCATTATTAG
- the jam3a gene encoding junctional adhesion molecule 3B produces the protein MAIQQRTAFFILFFSISYIPSLAVILRTTDKTVWANEFETIELTCLIESISTNNPRIEWKKIKKGVVSYVYFQNRISGDLEHRAQLREPANLLILNTSRSDTAEYRCEVAAIDDQRDFDEILISLAVRVKPVVPRCSVPVAVTVGTSSELHCLENEGFPAPQYSWFHDNEELPLDPKNSIKFINSSYTINSDTGGLKFRRVRKEDAGEYYCQAKNDAGYSQCPPQKMEVYDVDILGIFLKSFGAVVAVICVTVGVCHAHKHGCFSSKDQEGNNYKLPAQDDGVDYGDADEGHFRHKSSFVI, from the exons ATGGCGATACAACAAAGGACGGCTTTTTTCATCCTCTTTTTTAGCATCA GTTACATTCCATCTCTGGCTGTGATCCTGCGCACTACGGACAAGACTGTCTGGGCTAATGAATTTGAGA CCATTGAACTGACCTGTTTGATAGAGTCCATATCAACAAACAATCCCAGAATTGAatggaagaaaataaaaaaaggagtTGTCAGTTATGTATACTTTCAGAATCGGATTTCAG GGGACTTGGAGCACAGAGCACAGCTCAGAGAGCCGGCCAACCTCTTGATCCTCAACACAAGCCGCTCTGACACTGCAGAGTATCGCTGTGAGGTCGCTGCCATCGACGACCAAAGGGACTTTGATGAGATCCTCATCAGTCTTGCAGTCAGAG tgaAGCCAGTGGTGCCACGATGCAGTGTGCCCGTGGCAGTGACAGTAGGCACGTCCTCTGAGCTACACTGCCTGGAGAATGAGGGTTTTCCTGCCCCACAATACAGCTGGTTCCACGACAACGAGGAACTTCCTCTTGATCCTAAGAACAGCATCAAGTTCATCAACTCCTCTTACACCATCAACTCTGACACAGGAGGCCTG AAATTCCGGAGGGTTCGGAAGGAGGACGCTGGGGAGTACTATTGCCAAGCGAAGAATGACGCAGGATACTCCCAGTGCCCCCCACAGAAGATGGAAGTCT ATGATGTTGACATTTTGGGGATATTCCTGAAGTCGTTTGGAGCAGTAGTGGCCGTGATATGTGTGACAGTTGGAGTTTGTCATGCCCATAAACATGGCTGCTTCTCCAGCAAGGATCAAGAAGGGAACAA CTATAAACTGCCAGCACAGGATGACGGTGTGGACTATGGTGATGCAGATGAG GGTCACTTCAGACACAAATCATCATTTGTAATTTAA
- the vps26b gene encoding vacuolar protein sorting-associated protein 26B: protein MSFFSFGQSAEVDVVLNDAETRKKAEHKTEDGKKDKYFLFYDGETVSGKVNVTLKNPGKRLEHQGIKIEFVGQIELYYDRGNHHEFVSLVKDLARPGELTQSQTFDFEFTHVEKPYESYTGQNVKLRYFLRATVSRRLNDISKEMDIVVHTLSTYPELNSSIKMEVGIEDCLHIEFEYNKSKYHLKDVIVGKIYFLLVRIKIKHMEIDIIKRETTGTGPSVYHENDTIAKYEIMDGAPVRGESIPIRLFLAGYEMTPTMRDINKKFSVRYYLNLVLIDEEERRYFKQQEITLWRKGDVVRKSMSHQAIIGVQRFEGSASSESALEQAAREDSG, encoded by the exons ATGAGTTTTTTCAGTTTTGGCCAGAGTGCAGAAGTTGACGTTGTTCTGAATGATGCAGAGACACGAAAGAAAGCTGAACATAAGACTGAAGATGGAAAGAAAGACAAGTATTTTCTCTTTTATGACGGGGAGACAGTGAGTGGAAAGGTGAACGTAACTCTCAAGAACCCTGGGAAAAGACTTGAACATCAAGGCATCAAAATAGAATTTGTTGGACAAATCG AGCTCTACTATGACCGAGGAAACCACCATGAGTTTGTTTCTCTGGTGAAAGATCTTGCAAGGCCGGGTGAACTCACCCAGTCACAGACCTTTGACTTTGAGTTCACCCATGTTGAGAAACCCTATGAGTCTTACACGGGCCAGAATGTCAAGCTACG GTACTTCCTCCGGGCTACAGTGAGCAGGAGACTGAATGACATCAGCAAAGAGATGGATATTGtggtacacacactcagcacataCCCAGAGCTCAACTCTTCCATAAAGATGGAAGTGGGCATTGAAGACTGTCTTCATATTGAGTTTGAGTACAACAAATCCAA ATACCACCTGAAAGATGTGATTGTGGGTAAAATCTACTTCCTACTGGTGAGGATTAAGATTAAGCACATGGAGATTGACATAATCAAACGTGAGACAACAGGCACTGGTCCAAGTGTGTACCATGAAAACGACACCATCGCTAAATATGAGATAATGGATGGTGCACCAGTCAGAG GAGAATCTATTCCCATCAGGTTGTTCTTAGCTGGCTATGAGATGACTCCTACCATGCGAGACATTAACAAGAAGTTCTCAGTGCGTTACTACCTAAACCTGGTGCTGATTGACGAAGAAGAGAGGCGCTACTTTAAACAGCAG GAAATTACACTCTGGAGGAAAGGTGACGTGGTGAGGAAGAGTATGTCCCACCAGGCCATCATAGGTGTCCAGCGGTTTGAGGGCtcagccagttcagagagcgcGCTGGAGCAGGCGGCGAGAGAGGACAGCGGCTAA
- the acad8 gene encoding isobutyryl-CoA dehydrogenase, mitochondrial isoform X2: MAAVGTLCRAARLSSYIPRNRRLIFNHFQIRRIASCIDPSYGLTDEQKEFQKVAFDFAANEMAPHMAEWDEKEIFPVDTMQKAAQLGFGGIYVQPDVGGSGLSRLDTSVIFEALSTGCVSTTAYISIHNMCAWMIDTFGNTEQREKYCPDLCTMDKFASYCLTEPGSGSDAASLLSNAKLKGDHYVLNGSKAFISGGGDTDVYIVMCRTGGKGPKGISCLVVEKGTPGLSFGKKEKKVGWNCQPTRAVIFEDCAVPVTNRLGQEGQGFTMAMKGLNGGRINIASCSLGAAHACVQLARDHLLVRKQFGETLSNNQFLQFKLAEMATKLVASRLMVRQAAVSLQENRADAVALCSMAKLFVTDECFDICNQALQMHGGYGYLKDYAVQQFVRDIRVHQILEGTNEVMRMIIARSLLTES; the protein is encoded by the exons ATGGCTGCAGTGGGGACGTTATGTAGAGCTGCCAGACTGAGTTCGTACATACCCAGAAATCGGCGTTTAATATTTAACCACTTTCAAATACGGAGGATAGCTTCATGCATCGATC CTTCTTACGGGCTCACAGATGAACAGAAGGAGTTTCAAAAGGTGGCCTTCGACTTTGCTGCCAATGAGATGGCACCCCACATGGCCGAGTGGGACGAAAAG GAAATCTTTCCAGTGGACACCATGCAGAAGGCAGCTCAGCTTGGGTTTGGGGGCATCTACGTACAACCGGATGTGGGAGGATCGGGGCTGTCACGTCTAGACACGTCGGTCATCTTTGAGGCCTTATCCACTGGCTGTGTCAGCACCACCGCCTATATCAGCATACACAA tatgtgtgcctGGATGATTGACACCTTTGGAAacacagagcagagggagaagtACTGCCCTGATCTCTGCACTATGGATAAGTTTGCCTCCTACTGTCTCACTGAACCAG GTAGTGGCAGTGATGCTGCGTCTTTACTCAGTAACGCAAAGCTGAAAGGAGACCACTATGTTCTAAACGGCTCTAAG GCCTTCAttagtggaggaggagacacagacgTGTACATAGTGATGTGCCGAACTGGAGGGAAAGGCCCTAAAGGAATTTCCTGTCTCGTGGTGGAAAAAGGAACTCCGGGGCTCAGCTTtggaaagaaggagaagaag GTGGGTTGGAACTGTCAGCCAACCAGGGCAGTGATATTTGAGGACTGTGCTGTACCAGTAACCAATCGACTGGGGCAGGAGGGACAGGGCTTTACTATGGCCATGAAAGGCCTAAATGGGGGCAGGATCAACATTG CTTCCTGTTCACTTGGGGCTGCTCACGCATGTGTGCAGCTGGCGAGGGATCACTTGCTCGTACGCAAGCAATTTGGGGAGACTCTGTCTAACAACCAG TTCCTACAGTTCAAACTGGCTGAGATGGCCACCAAGCTGGTAGCGTCTCGTCTGATGGTGCGTCAGGCTGCCGTGTCCTTGCAGGAGAACAGGGCCGACGCCGTGGCCCTCTGCTCTATGGCCAAGCTCTTCGTCACAGATGAGTGCTTCGAT ATTTGCAACCAAGCTCTCCAGATGCATGGTGGGTATGGTTACCTGAAAGACTACGCTGTTCAGCAGTTTGTAAGGGACATCAGAGTTCACCAGATATTAGAAG GAACCAACGAAGTGATGCGGATGATCATAGCCAGAAGTCTGTTGACTGAGTCGTGA